Proteins encoded within one genomic window of Amycolatopsis nigrescens CSC17Ta-90:
- a CDS encoding ABC transporter permease — MARAFAAFGRNDLRGVGRDSLLTGMFLAPLVWIAAVRFGTPPVTRMLAEDYRFDLTPYYPVLLVGFLLLTSAIIVGGVTALVVLEERDAHTLTAVQITPASLGRYIGYRAIVAIALTTVYVVATIIASGLLPARLVPALIPIGVLTGLSALVIALAILAVAKNKVEGIAAIRAMGIVVAGLPLLPAFIDSDWQLAFGILPTYWPAQAFLTADDGGTWWPYLLGGAAYQVLLAWPLYRRFIRTST; from the coding sequence ATGGCACGCGCTTTCGCCGCCTTCGGTCGCAACGATCTGCGCGGTGTCGGCCGGGATTCCTTGCTGACCGGGATGTTCCTCGCACCACTGGTGTGGATCGCCGCGGTTCGCTTCGGCACTCCACCGGTGACCCGGATGCTCGCCGAGGACTACCGGTTCGACCTCACGCCCTACTACCCGGTGCTCCTGGTCGGGTTCCTGCTGCTCACCAGCGCGATCATCGTCGGCGGCGTCACCGCACTGGTCGTGCTCGAGGAACGGGACGCGCACACCCTGACCGCGGTGCAGATCACCCCGGCCTCGCTGGGCCGCTACATCGGCTACCGCGCGATCGTCGCGATCGCCCTCACCACCGTGTACGTCGTCGCGACCATCATCGCCAGCGGCCTGCTGCCCGCGCGCCTGGTGCCCGCACTGATCCCGATCGGAGTGCTGACCGGCCTGTCCGCGCTCGTGATCGCGTTGGCGATCCTGGCGGTGGCGAAGAACAAGGTCGAAGGAATCGCGGCGATCCGGGCTATGGGCATCGTGGTCGCCGGCCTGCCGTTGCTGCCCGCGTTCATCGACTCGGACTGGCAGCTCGCCTTCGGTATCCTGCCCACCTACTGGCCCGCGCAAGCCTTCCTGACCGCCGACGATGGCGGCACCTGGTGGCCCTACCTGCTCGGCGGTGCCGCCTATCAGGTGCTGCTCGCCTGGCCGCTGTACCGCCGGTTCATCCGGACCAGCACCTAG
- a CDS encoding serine/threonine-protein kinase: MVHAGDSVGGRYRLEERLGSGGMGIVWRATDEELGRAVAVKRALSADGAQDSQRAGQLRREARIVARVNHANVVTLYDLVNHDGELWLVMEYVPARSLAELGVLPPDRVAWIGTQIASALEAVHAAGVVHRDVKPSNVLVTEDGRAKLNDFGISRANYGDVTLSHTIAIAGTPGYLAPEVAAGLDATPASDVFSLGATLFAAVEGVPPVGTADNPLVLIRRATNGEIATSRRGGTLTPALSALLRPKPAKRPDSTQAKKILADAVSRPKRPARRGPVFTAAVVAAIVVLLGSTAGSTPAGPQQAPSASFTVGDPRTADPCSVAKPAELARFGETDLDAGYGNFNQCAVILRTHAGANVDVIVQLDPSTTRRNFPGEVEEHGALTVIRHLPTDVECSRTIMLADQTHVVLRARVQHHEPADLCTIADTATAGALAVLSRGDLPRRVVAPDATSLERVDACGLADADTLSRFPGVDALRPEIGFGRWECRWHSTTSPATLLVVFKRSPQLTVEDGQPTRFGGREAFIKAGGYGTRSCVAQIVHRRYSNLNTSSRFELLQVVLLGSLPPEDLCRMVNDIAEPTAANLPPA; this comes from the coding sequence ATGGTGCACGCTGGTGATTCAGTCGGTGGTCGCTACCGGCTGGAGGAAAGACTCGGCTCCGGGGGAATGGGGATAGTCTGGCGCGCCACCGACGAGGAACTTGGCCGGGCGGTCGCGGTCAAGCGTGCGCTGTCCGCGGACGGCGCACAGGACTCCCAGCGTGCCGGGCAGCTGCGGCGCGAAGCGAGAATCGTGGCACGGGTGAACCACGCGAACGTGGTGACCCTGTACGACCTGGTGAACCACGACGGCGAGCTGTGGCTGGTGATGGAGTACGTTCCCGCCCGCAGCCTGGCCGAGCTCGGCGTACTGCCCCCGGACCGGGTGGCCTGGATCGGCACCCAAATCGCCAGCGCGCTGGAGGCGGTGCACGCCGCGGGCGTGGTGCACCGCGATGTCAAGCCCAGCAATGTGCTGGTGACCGAAGACGGCAGGGCCAAGCTGAACGATTTCGGCATCTCGCGGGCGAACTACGGCGATGTGACCTTGTCGCACACCATCGCGATCGCCGGAACACCGGGCTACCTCGCTCCCGAGGTGGCCGCCGGCTTGGACGCTACGCCAGCATCGGATGTCTTCTCACTCGGCGCCACGCTGTTCGCGGCGGTCGAGGGGGTACCCCCGGTCGGCACCGCGGACAATCCGCTGGTGCTGATACGCCGCGCGACGAACGGCGAGATCGCCACGTCCCGCCGCGGCGGGACGCTGACCCCGGCCCTGTCCGCGCTGCTGCGCCCCAAGCCGGCGAAACGACCCGACTCTACCCAAGCAAAGAAGATCCTCGCCGACGCCGTCAGCCGCCCGAAACGCCCCGCCCGCCGCGGACCGGTCTTCACCGCCGCGGTGGTGGCGGCCATCGTGGTGCTGCTGGGCAGCACGGCGGGCTCCACCCCGGCCGGACCGCAGCAGGCCCCGAGTGCATCCTTCACCGTCGGCGATCCCCGCACGGCCGACCCGTGTTCGGTGGCCAAACCAGCCGAACTGGCCCGATTCGGGGAAACCGACCTGGACGCCGGCTACGGCAACTTCAACCAGTGCGCGGTAATCCTGCGGACCCATGCCGGCGCCAACGTCGATGTCATCGTGCAGCTGGACCCTTCGACCACCCGCCGCAACTTCCCGGGGGAGGTCGAGGAGCACGGGGCGCTCACGGTCATCCGCCATCTGCCCACCGACGTCGAATGCAGCCGGACGATCATGCTCGCCGACCAGACGCATGTCGTGCTCAGGGCAAGGGTGCAGCACCACGAACCGGCGGACCTGTGCACGATCGCGGACACGGCGACAGCCGGCGCACTGGCTGTGCTGTCCCGCGGCGATCTTCCCCGGCGGGTGGTCGCCCCGGACGCCACCTCACTGGAGCGGGTGGACGCCTGCGGTCTGGCCGATGCGGACACGCTCAGCCGATTCCCCGGCGTCGACGCGCTGCGTCCCGAAATCGGTTTCGGCCGGTGGGAATGCCGCTGGCACAGCACCACCAGTCCGGCCACCCTCCTGGTCGTCTTCAAACGAAGCCCCCAGCTGACCGTCGAGGACGGCCAGCCGACCCGCTTCGGCGGCCGGGAGGCCTTCATCAAGGCGGGTGGCTACGGGACCCGGTCGTGCGTCGCGCAGATCGTCCATCGCCGGTACTCCAACCTCAACACCAGCTCGCGGTTCGAACTGCTGCAGGTCGTGCTTCTCGGCTCGTTACCGCCGGAAGACCTGTGCCGGATGGTGAACGACATCGCGGAACCCACCGCCGCCAACCTGCCGCCTGCCTAG
- the aztD gene encoding zinc metallochaperone AztD produces MTNSLSARKRAGRFVALPAAAATALTMAACGAEPAGDNATAPGQAAVAVAEPIAVTYDGGIYLLDGKSLQVAKDLPLPGFNRLNPAGDDKHLLVSTSTGFRVLDAATATLTDAEFKAAKPGHVVRHAGRTVLFADGTGEVTVFDPATLGNGLPQTRQYKTPQPHHGVAVELAGGELVTTIGNEDERPGIAVLDKDRKEIARNDQCPGVHGEAAARGEAVVIGCETGAVIYKNGTITKVTSPDPYGRIGNQAGSDASPITLGDYKVDEEAELERPTRVSLIDTESATLKHVDLGTSYTFRSLARGPQGEALVLGTDGQLHVIDPAAGTVTRKIAVTDPWQEPLEWQQARPAIFVRGGTAYVTDPSKKQIYSIDLAAGTKTATGALPAAPNEISGVTA; encoded by the coding sequence ATGACAAACTCGTTGTCAGCAAGGAAACGAGCCGGCAGGTTCGTCGCGCTCCCGGCGGCGGCCGCGACCGCCCTCACCATGGCGGCCTGCGGTGCGGAACCCGCTGGGGACAACGCCACGGCACCGGGCCAGGCCGCGGTCGCGGTCGCCGAGCCGATCGCGGTGACCTACGACGGCGGCATCTACCTGCTCGACGGCAAAAGCCTCCAGGTGGCCAAGGATCTTCCGCTGCCGGGCTTCAACCGGCTCAACCCGGCCGGCGACGACAAGCACCTGCTGGTCTCCACTTCGACCGGGTTCCGGGTGCTCGACGCGGCCACCGCGACGCTGACCGACGCCGAGTTCAAGGCGGCCAAACCGGGCCACGTGGTCCGCCACGCCGGCCGGACCGTGCTCTTCGCCGACGGCACCGGCGAGGTGACCGTGTTCGACCCCGCGACGCTGGGCAACGGGCTCCCGCAGACCCGGCAGTACAAGACCCCGCAGCCACACCACGGCGTGGCCGTGGAACTCGCCGGCGGCGAACTGGTCACCACGATCGGCAACGAGGACGAGCGCCCCGGCATCGCGGTGCTGGACAAGGACCGCAAGGAGATCGCGCGAAACGACCAGTGCCCCGGTGTGCACGGCGAGGCGGCCGCGCGGGGTGAGGCGGTGGTGATCGGCTGCGAGACCGGAGCGGTGATCTACAAGAACGGCACGATCACCAAGGTCACCAGCCCCGACCCGTACGGACGGATCGGGAACCAGGCCGGCTCCGACGCGTCACCGATCACCCTCGGCGATTACAAGGTGGACGAGGAGGCCGAGCTGGAGCGCCCGACCAGGGTCTCCCTGATCGACACCGAAAGCGCCACGCTCAAGCACGTCGACCTCGGCACCAGCTACACGTTCCGTTCACTCGCACGGGGCCCGCAGGGCGAAGCGCTCGTGCTGGGCACCGACGGGCAGTTGCACGTGATCGACCCGGCGGCGGGCACCGTCACCAGGAAGATCGCGGTGACCGACCCCTGGCAGGAACCGCTCGAATGGCAGCAGGCCCGCCCGGCGATCTTCGTCCGCGGTGGCACCGCCTACGTCACCGACCCGAGCAAGAAGCAGATCTACTCGATCGACCTCGCCGCGGGCACCAAGACCGCGACCGGTGCACTGCCCGCGGCACCGAACGAGATCAGCGGCGTGACCGCCTGA
- the aztC gene encoding zinc ABC transporter substrate-binding protein AztC, producing the protein MSIPFRSRRGALPALLAAILMIATGCSGTGQHGSGVVVTTNILGDITRAIVGDQAEVTVLMKPNADPHSFGISAQQAAEVERSGLIVYNGLGLEEGVLRNVRAAEEAGIPALPVGEEADPIHYASDESAGRPDPHFWTDPRRMRGAVDAITEQVLRHVAGVHEAVVRDNAARLRGEIDALDATMSRRFEQLPPQRRKLVTNHHVFGYLAQRFGFEVIGAVIPSGTTLASPSASDLKSLADTVRSAGVPAIFADSSQPDRLARVLADQAGLQVAVVPLFSESLSEPGQGAGTYLEMMRANTEAIATGLSRS; encoded by the coding sequence ATGAGCATCCCCTTCCGCTCGCGGCGCGGCGCGTTGCCGGCGCTGCTCGCCGCGATCCTGATGATCGCCACCGGCTGCTCCGGCACCGGCCAGCACGGCTCCGGGGTGGTGGTGACCACGAACATCCTCGGCGACATCACCCGCGCCATCGTCGGCGATCAGGCCGAGGTGACGGTGCTGATGAAGCCGAACGCCGACCCGCATTCGTTCGGCATCTCCGCCCAGCAGGCGGCCGAGGTCGAGCGGTCCGGGCTGATCGTCTACAACGGACTCGGACTCGAGGAAGGCGTGCTGCGCAACGTCCGGGCGGCCGAGGAGGCCGGGATCCCCGCGCTGCCGGTGGGTGAGGAGGCCGACCCGATCCACTACGCCTCCGACGAGTCCGCCGGGCGGCCCGATCCGCATTTCTGGACCGACCCCAGGCGGATGCGCGGCGCCGTCGACGCGATCACCGAGCAGGTCCTCAGACACGTCGCCGGCGTGCACGAAGCGGTCGTGCGGGACAACGCCGCCCGACTCCGGGGCGAGATCGACGCGCTCGACGCCACCATGAGCCGTCGCTTCGAGCAGCTCCCACCGCAGCGCCGCAAACTCGTGACCAACCACCACGTCTTCGGCTATCTGGCCCAGCGCTTCGGCTTCGAGGTGATCGGCGCGGTGATCCCCAGCGGCACCACGCTCGCCTCGCCGAGCGCCTCGGACCTGAAGTCGCTCGCGGACACGGTCCGCTCGGCCGGGGTGCCGGCGATCTTCGCGGACTCCTCGCAGCCGGACCGGCTGGCGCGGGTGCTCGCCGATCAGGCCGGTCTGCAGGTGGCGGTGGTCCCGCTGTTCTCCGAGTCGCTGAGCGAACCGGGGCAGGGCGCGGGCACCTACCTGGAAATGATGCGCGCCAACACCGAGGCGATCGCCACCGGGCTGAGCCGGTCCTGA
- the aztB gene encoding zinc ABC transporter permease AztB, with the protein MDWLLLPFEVSFVERALVAGILVSLVCALVGTWVVLRGMAFIGDAMSHGMLPGVAIASLAGGNLLIGAAVSAGVMALGVTALSRTRRLSQDTSIGLLFVGMLAAGVIIVSHSQSFAVDLTAFLFGDVLAVSSDDLIGLVIAFVIVAAVSLLGHRSFVALAFDLRKARTLGLRPGLANALLLTLVTLTIVASFRVVGTLLVFGLLIAPAAAATFWARRIPAIMLYAALLGILATVTGLVVSWHWGTAAGATIAAAAVLIFFVSALLSLLRQRFLKTTIDEQAQ; encoded by the coding sequence GTGGACTGGTTGCTGCTTCCCTTCGAGGTGTCGTTTGTGGAGCGCGCTTTGGTCGCCGGGATCCTCGTGTCGCTGGTGTGCGCACTCGTCGGCACCTGGGTGGTGTTGCGCGGCATGGCCTTCATCGGGGACGCGATGTCGCACGGGATGCTGCCCGGGGTGGCGATCGCCTCGCTCGCGGGCGGCAACCTGCTGATCGGGGCCGCGGTCAGTGCCGGGGTGATGGCGCTGGGGGTCACTGCGCTGAGCCGTACCCGGCGGCTCTCCCAGGACACCAGCATCGGGTTGCTCTTCGTGGGCATGCTGGCGGCTGGCGTCATCATCGTCTCGCATTCGCAGTCCTTCGCGGTCGACCTCACCGCGTTCCTGTTCGGGGACGTGCTCGCGGTCAGTTCCGACGACCTGATCGGCCTGGTGATCGCGTTCGTGATCGTGGCCGCGGTGTCGTTGCTGGGTCATCGCTCGTTCGTCGCGCTGGCGTTCGACCTCCGCAAGGCGCGAACGCTGGGACTGCGCCCGGGACTGGCCAACGCGCTGCTGCTCACCCTGGTCACCCTGACCATCGTCGCGTCCTTCCGCGTGGTCGGCACCTTGCTGGTCTTCGGCTTGCTCATCGCGCCCGCGGCGGCGGCGACGTTCTGGGCCAGGCGAATCCCGGCGATCATGCTGTACGCCGCGCTGCTGGGCATCCTGGCGACGGTCACCGGGCTAGTCGTCTCCTGGCACTGGGGCACGGCCGCCGGGGCGACCATCGCGGCCGCCGCGGTGCTGATCTTCTTCGTGTCCGCGCTGCTTTCCCTTCTACGCCAACGATTCCTGAAAACGACGATCGACGAGCAGGCACAGTGA
- the aztA gene encoding zinc ABC transporter ATP-binding protein AztA — protein sequence MSELSASYSRRTVLRGVTATVPQARVTAVVGANGAGKSSLLNVIAGVLPVTSGALELAGSRRPAYVTQRSEVSDALPITVRATVAMGRWAHRGHWRRLTKKDRSVIEDCMARLDITPLAERQLGTLSGGQRQRTLVAQGLAQQAGLLLLDEPAAGLDLSAQTLIDNALDDARRDGVTVLRVTHDLAVADRADHCLLLHDGRLLAQGPPRTVLTPDQVRLAWGLPQWHDSPN from the coding sequence ATGAGTGAGCTTTCCGCGAGTTACAGCCGCCGAACGGTGCTGCGCGGGGTCACTGCCACCGTGCCGCAGGCGCGGGTCACCGCGGTCGTCGGAGCGAACGGGGCGGGAAAGTCCTCACTGCTGAACGTGATCGCCGGGGTGCTGCCGGTGACGTCCGGAGCGCTGGAACTCGCCGGCTCCCGTCGCCCGGCCTACGTGACGCAGCGAAGCGAGGTGTCCGACGCACTGCCGATCACCGTGCGCGCCACGGTCGCGATGGGCAGGTGGGCCCACCGGGGCCACTGGCGGCGACTGACCAAAAAGGACCGTTCCGTGATCGAGGACTGCATGGCGCGACTGGACATCACCCCGCTCGCCGAACGGCAGCTCGGCACCCTCTCCGGCGGGCAGCGGCAGCGGACCCTGGTCGCGCAGGGCCTGGCCCAGCAGGCCGGTCTGCTCCTGCTCGACGAGCCCGCGGCCGGTCTGGACCTCAGCGCGCAGACGCTGATCGACAACGCGCTCGACGACGCCCGCCGGGACGGGGTGACGGTGCTGCGCGTGACCCACGACCTCGCCGTCGCCGACCGGGCCGACCACTGCCTGCTGCTGCACGACGGTCGTCTCCTCGCCCAAGGACCACCACGAACGGTGCTCACCCCGGACCAGGTGCGCCTCGCCTGGGGCCTGCCGCAATGGCATGACAGCCCGAACTGA
- a CDS encoding M23 family metallopeptidase produces the protein MGSWRRRASFVAVAVLAVAGVPASAQAEQASNLEQSVVQTMLGERATSSAALAAQGRSAEVDVQRKDAAGSWAFGAATLTAYSVEGAAPDASLFVAHRTGRNWQIALDTSPGFAGLIQSSPESVVSAGEKQTFAANARNAAAPLGLSLPYPPGVSWTMIGGVHGWSGQPRPWSSVDLNGGDRRVLAAQSGRAYWMCNNGGHIRIIHDNGWTTEYYHLLDEIKPNGEPIKMGDYLGMTSTRIPCGGSAGSNHVHFALKQGNSWVALNGKTIGGWTFYEGSRAYSGYATHQTVRRNVGQALQNYGPDDPGH, from the coding sequence ATGGGCAGTTGGCGAAGGAGAGCGTCGTTCGTCGCGGTGGCGGTGCTCGCGGTGGCGGGTGTGCCCGCGTCGGCGCAGGCCGAGCAGGCGTCGAATCTCGAACAGTCCGTTGTGCAGACCATGCTCGGCGAGCGCGCGACGAGCTCGGCCGCACTCGCCGCGCAGGGGCGTTCGGCCGAGGTCGACGTGCAGCGCAAGGACGCCGCCGGGTCGTGGGCCTTCGGTGCGGCGACACTCACCGCGTACTCGGTGGAGGGTGCGGCACCCGATGCCTCGTTGTTCGTGGCGCACCGCACCGGCCGGAACTGGCAGATCGCTCTCGACACCAGCCCCGGTTTCGCCGGGCTGATCCAGAGTTCACCGGAAAGCGTGGTGAGCGCCGGAGAAAAGCAAACGTTCGCGGCCAACGCGAGAAACGCGGCCGCACCACTCGGGTTGTCGTTGCCTTATCCACCCGGGGTTTCTTGGACCATGATCGGTGGCGTGCACGGCTGGAGCGGTCAGCCCCGGCCGTGGAGCTCGGTGGACCTCAACGGCGGTGACCGCCGCGTGCTGGCCGCGCAGAGTGGCCGCGCCTACTGGATGTGCAACAACGGCGGGCATATCCGGATCATTCACGACAACGGCTGGACCACCGAGTACTATCACCTGCTCGACGAGATCAAGCCGAACGGTGAGCCGATCAAGATGGGCGACTACCTCGGCATGACCAGCACCCGGATTCCGTGCGGCGGTTCGGCCGGCAGCAACCACGTGCACTTCGCGCTGAAACAAGGCAATTCGTGGGTGGCGCTGAACGGCAAGACGATCGGCGGCTGGACGTTCTACGAGGGCAGCCGCGCCTACAGCGGCTATGCCACCCATCAGACCGTCCGGCGCAATGTCGGGCAGGCTTTGCAGAACTACGGCCCCGACGACCCTGGTCACTGA
- a CDS encoding alpha/beta hydrolase family protein yields MPVKARKIKSAIAAVATFVLIGTGLASAGPLTTADNPFQRGPEPTTGSIEAEKGPFAVTQAPVPPGDGFSGGTLTYPNDTSQGTFGAVAISPGFISPEFLISWYGPRLASQGFVVLTISTNTPVDTPSARADQLLAALKYLVEKSPAKDRIDPSRLAVMGHSMGGGGTLEAAGRNPALRAAIPLHPFHIGQDFSKVSTPTLVIGGQVDFVAPAPLFAVPFYDSLKATSNKGYIEIAGGSHFDAVIPNVTIAKYSISWLKRFVDNDTRYEQFLCPLPKDPKTSAFKGNCPHT; encoded by the coding sequence ATGCCAGTGAAAGCGCGCAAGATAAAGTCCGCGATCGCCGCGGTCGCTACATTCGTGCTGATCGGAACGGGCCTGGCCTCCGCCGGTCCGCTGACCACCGCCGACAATCCCTTCCAGCGGGGTCCTGAGCCCACCACGGGAAGCATCGAAGCGGAAAAGGGACCCTTCGCGGTGACCCAGGCGCCGGTGCCCCCGGGAGACGGTTTCTCCGGCGGGACCCTGACCTACCCCAACGACACCAGCCAGGGCACCTTCGGCGCGGTCGCCATCTCGCCCGGCTTCATCTCACCGGAGTTCCTCATCTCCTGGTACGGGCCCCGGCTGGCGTCCCAGGGCTTCGTCGTGCTGACCATCTCCACCAACACCCCCGTGGACACCCCCAGCGCCCGCGCCGACCAGCTCCTCGCGGCACTGAAGTACCTGGTGGAGAAGAGTCCGGCCAAGGACCGGATCGACCCCTCCCGGCTGGCGGTGATGGGCCACTCCATGGGCGGCGGCGGAACCCTGGAAGCGGCCGGCCGCAACCCCGCCCTCAGGGCCGCCATCCCGCTGCATCCCTTCCACATCGGCCAGGACTTCTCCAAAGTGAGCACGCCGACGCTCGTCATCGGCGGGCAGGTCGATTTCGTCGCCCCCGCCCCGCTTTTCGCGGTCCCGTTCTACGACAGCCTCAAAGCGACGTCGAACAAGGGCTACATCGAAATCGCCGGCGGCAGCCACTTCGACGCCGTCATCCCGAACGTCACCATCGCCAAGTACAGCATCTCCTGGCTCAAACGCTTCGTGGACAACGACACCCGCTACGAGCAGTTCCTCTGCCCCCTCCCGAAGGACCCCAAGACCTCCGCCTTCAAGGGGAACTGCCCGCACACCTGA
- a CDS encoding 2Fe-2S iron-sulfur cluster-binding protein, which produces MTVVLNPNLSRAGWRRIRRVLDSRVVGALAVPHGVDRYLGLFNPVWSVREVRAVVTGVAHHTEDSVTLTLRPNANWEGARAGQYVRLAVEIGGVRRTRCFSVAGAAHRADGTIEITAKVNPAGTVSRYLKEHARPGLVVVLSQAEGGFVLPAQLPGRIVLISAGSGITPVMSLLRALVARRFPGQVTFLHYARTAQQMIYREELAALAAACPRLILAPVYTRAPGAGRLDGRFCREHLLEVAPDYADALTYVCGPGALMDTAAALWTAEGIENRLLTERFTIRAPVTDAGDATGEVRFIRSGITAPNDGRTLLEQAEAAGVNPEYGCRMGVCHSCSSIKPDGSVRNVLTGAVTSEAGARIQLCVTAPCGDVELDL; this is translated from the coding sequence ATGACCGTGGTTTTGAATCCGAACCTCTCGCGAGCGGGCTGGCGGCGGATCCGCCGGGTGCTGGACTCGCGGGTGGTGGGCGCGCTGGCTGTGCCGCACGGGGTGGACCGGTACCTCGGCCTGTTCAACCCGGTGTGGTCGGTGCGGGAGGTGCGGGCCGTGGTGACCGGGGTGGCTCATCACACCGAAGACAGCGTCACGCTGACCTTGCGGCCCAACGCGAACTGGGAGGGCGCCCGTGCTGGGCAGTACGTGCGGCTGGCGGTGGAGATCGGCGGTGTCCGCCGCACGCGGTGCTTCTCCGTGGCCGGTGCCGCGCACCGGGCAGACGGGACGATTGAGATCACCGCGAAAGTGAACCCTGCGGGTACGGTCTCGCGGTATCTCAAGGAGCATGCCCGGCCCGGCCTGGTGGTGGTGCTCTCCCAGGCCGAAGGCGGGTTTGTGCTTCCGGCGCAGTTGCCGGGGCGCATTGTGCTGATCAGTGCTGGTAGCGGTATCACCCCGGTGATGTCGCTGCTGCGTGCCTTGGTGGCGCGGCGGTTTCCCGGCCAGGTCACCTTTCTGCACTACGCCCGCACCGCACAGCAGATGATCTACCGGGAGGAACTGGCGGCGTTGGCGGCGGCCTGCCCCAGGCTCATCCTGGCCCCCGTGTACACCCGCGCACCCGGCGCCGGGCGGCTGGACGGCCGGTTCTGCCGGGAGCACCTGCTCGAAGTCGCGCCGGACTACGCCGACGCCCTGACCTACGTGTGCGGACCCGGTGCGTTGATGGACACGGCCGCCGCGTTGTGGACTGCCGAGGGGATTGAGAACCGGCTGCTGACCGAGCGGTTCACCATCCGGGCACCCGTGACCGACGCTGGGGACGCGACCGGTGAGGTGCGGTTCATCCGGAGCGGGATCACCGCCCCCAACGATGGGCGGACGTTGCTGGAGCAGGCTGAGGCGGCGGGGGTGAATCCGGAGTACGGCTGCCGGATGGGGGTTTGTCATTCCTGTTCGAGCATCAAACCGGACGGGTCGGTCCGCAATGTGCTCACCGGGGCGGTCACCAGCGAAGCCGGGGCGCGGATCCAGCTGTGCGTGACCGCGCCGTGTGGTGATGTCGAGCTGGATCTGTGA
- a CDS encoding AraC family transcriptional regulator — protein MDVLSDAVTAMRTGQPHSGRVRRPVPFGMRLPPVEGAGFHIVLQGSCWLFPPDGAPIALGAGDVAFLPHGAAHGLADSPSTPLADTSLAPAEIPPGRHPADGSSAATVTLCGAYLLDRSRAHPLLGDLPEVIHLPARVGHHQGLRAAVDLLGGELEQPRPGGDAMLPALLDVLLLHILRAWFDEQSAHDGATGWAAALRDPAVAAGLQAIHGDPGRPWTVGELASQAGLSRAAFARRFAALVGRPPQAYLTWWRMTLAARLLRDGDAPLATVARQVGYTSEFAFAHAFKRDHGLAPGGFRRAASQRT, from the coding sequence ATGGATGTGCTCTCCGATGCGGTCACCGCCATGCGCACCGGTCAGCCGCACTCCGGCCGGGTACGCCGGCCGGTGCCGTTCGGTATGCGGCTTCCACCGGTCGAGGGGGCCGGCTTCCACATCGTTTTGCAGGGATCGTGCTGGCTTTTCCCGCCAGACGGCGCGCCGATCGCCCTCGGAGCGGGGGATGTGGCATTCCTGCCGCACGGAGCCGCCCACGGCCTCGCCGACAGCCCGTCGACCCCGCTGGCGGATACTTCCTTGGCACCGGCCGAGATTCCACCCGGCCGGCACCCGGCGGATGGTTCGTCCGCTGCGACGGTCACGCTCTGCGGCGCGTACCTGCTGGACCGGTCCCGGGCGCACCCGCTGCTCGGTGACCTGCCGGAGGTGATCCATCTTCCGGCCAGGGTCGGCCACCACCAGGGTCTACGCGCCGCCGTCGACCTGCTCGGCGGTGAGCTGGAGCAGCCACGGCCCGGCGGCGACGCCATGCTGCCCGCCCTGCTGGACGTGCTGCTGCTGCACATCCTGCGTGCCTGGTTCGACGAGCAGTCCGCTCACGATGGCGCTACCGGCTGGGCAGCAGCGCTGCGCGATCCTGCCGTCGCCGCCGGGCTTCAGGCCATCCACGGCGACCCTGGCAGGCCATGGACGGTCGGGGAGCTGGCTTCCCAGGCCGGACTGTCCCGCGCGGCCTTCGCCCGACGGTTCGCCGCGCTGGTCGGCCGGCCGCCGCAGGCATACCTGACCTGGTGGCGGATGACGCTTGCGGCCCGGCTGCTGCGAGACGGTGACGCGCCGTTGGCCACAGTGGCCCGGCAGGTGGGCTACACCTCGGAGTTCGCCTTCGCCCACGCATTCAAACGGGACCACGGGTTAGCCCCAGGCGGATTCCGCCGAGCCGCATCCCAGCGAACGTAG